One Leptodactylus fuscus isolate aLepFus1 chromosome 11, aLepFus1.hap2, whole genome shotgun sequence genomic window, TGAACAGGATTGTACTGATCTCTCACAAAGTGATGTGTGAATAATCCGCAGGGATTTACCTAAGTGCTCCTTGATATTTGTGATTTTACCGAGTCTCtgcatagaggttttttttattttttacaactcTTTGCATAAAAATGAAATCATTCTGGGCGGCTTTATTATATATGCGGATGAGTATTGTCTGTTCTTGTGTATGTAACAATGTATCTATTAATAATAAGAAcaaaatctatcatctatctatctatctatctatctatcatctatctctctatctctctatctatctatctatctatctatctcctatctatctatctatctcctatctatctatctatctatctatctatctatctatctatcatctatctatctatctatctatctatctatctatcatctatctatctatctatctatctatctcctatctatctatctatctcctatctatctctctatctatctctctatttatctctctatctatcatctatctatctatctatctatctatctatctatcatctatctatctatctatctatccatccatccatccatccatccatccatccatccatcttatctatcaatctcatatctatctatctatcatctatctatctatctatctatctatctatctatctatccatccatccatccatccatctatcttatctatcaatctcatatctatctatctatctatctatctatctatctatctatctatctatctatctatctatcatctatctatctatctatctatctatctatctatctatccatccatccatccatctatcttatctatcaatctcatatctatctatctagaggtCTTTGCCCCTGACCACCCCACATGACCCTAAAAACCAGTAGCTGAGACCTGATAGACACTAAACCGAATTTCAGTAATAGGAAAGGGAATTCTACATGTGTCCAGTATTTTATGTCTTGCATTACCTTGTTGGCTCCTTTtcctattttttctttatttttgttgaTCCATGGGGTAGAGGACAATTTGGGATTTTTCTTCTTTCTTGAATATTTTTAGGACATCTTATAACTTCCCCTCCCTGGATAACTGCATAGACTTATTTCTTTACTGTTTGTCCTTCCTGCACCTCTGGATGTGCCACGTGTAGACCTTGTATCAATGTAGCCAACATTTTGTCTCTTGCATTGCTTGGAATGATACATGAAACTCTTATGTTGAGTAAGAATTGGCTAACTGTTACAATGAATTTGTCCATTCGGGCATTTTGGGTTTAAATTCTGTTTTTGTGCACTTTTGTTGCATAATATGGAATAATGCCGTGATTTTTCTATATTTGtgtgtataatttttttatttatagtttTTTCACTGCTTGTTACTTTGTTACAATAGTTCATtcttatgcttaaaacataaaaCAACCTGAGATTTGTTTCCAGCAGATAAGTGACCGTACACTTTCAGTAGCTGTTGGCTGAAACCTTGTTTGGCCATCAGGTCATTCTCCTAACttcctcatacacatgcatgctcggtttATCCAAACAAATATGTTGTTAATGGAGTAAAGCAGAGGAGCTGCCCATACACTTTCACTCGCTGTTGATAGCTTATTTGACCACCAGTTattctatgtaacttccacatgcacatgcatgctcggctcaTCTAAACTAACGTGTTCTCAATGAGGAAAAGGAGAAAAAGCTGCTGTAAGTCACTTTTGCAGGTGGCTTTGGTCCCCTGTGTGTACCCGCTGTTGTAGCATAGGGTCCGCGGGGTGTCCAGTCCTTTAAACTGGAAATGTAGGATGAAAAAGTTAGAAttgcaatgcttttttttttgacGATTTTCGACTGCGTCACTGCAATGGAGActttgacacagatgtgaacccggccttatataaCCCAGCTGAAGTTTGTGCTGTTGATATATTAGGAACAGAGGACTAGATTTGGCCAAGAGAGGTCACAGGCTCACTTTGATCCAGTTGTAGAAGGAGTTTGGTCAGTTACATTGTTGCGAGTCATTGATATTTTgtattatatagtgtatgtgtgcaTTATAATACCACAAATACATAACAAAATAACAATACAGCCACAACACAGAACATAGTGAATCTTTAAAAATTCCCTTCTCCATTGATTTCCCACAATGCGAATCACTCAGCTTTACTGCAGATCTCAAACCTTGCAAATCAATTCTACGTCTCTAGCTACAATGTTTCCCAGGCCTGGACGTGAAACTACAAAAGCCGTCGTAACCTTATAAAACTATCAGCGTTTCTTTCAAGTCCCATAGATCTTTATAGGTACAGACAGACCTCTTGTACAAGGATCCTCTTCCCCTATGTTATACTGGTTTATTTAGTAGATCACATAGGCAATTTTCCTAATGTATTCTGAATATTGCTGCAGAAAGATGTCTGTTTCTTCTAACCTTATGCAAGTGTCTTACTGCTTTAATGAGTATCCGGGAAGAGGCGATATAAATCATTGATCCCTATGGAGTTGTTTAGCTGGAGATTTGTGCACACTTATGCACAATAGGACGATCCCTGCAGAACACGACGCCTTTATCTATGTGGGTCACCTATGAGTGACGTAAATGTGCGCAGTATTAGGATGGAAATTCAGGTATTTCCGATCCTGCTTTCACTTCATTAAAGATATATTCTCATGCATCAGGGTTACAGTGTGAAGAAGAGGCCTGGACTGGATTTTTTTTAGCCAGTAATAAAGTACATGCGCTATGGTTAAAGGGGTCTAGAAGGCCTTCCATGCCAATACAGTGTTGTTTATGGGACTTTAATAGGGGCAGAACCCTAAGAAGCAACGCAGGGATAATATCTTCTTATAGATATGCAAATGTAGCAGGGGGCAAACGACATAGctatcaatcactgataggaccgcctccttgactctTCAACATagacagagcagagatttcaatggatttaGTTGTACACAAAATTATgcatcaatctgctcagttcctcATGCTCTACAACATGGGTGGGGAACCTTCGCCTCTCCGGcttctgtaaaactacaactcccaacatgctccattcacttccaagaagagcggagcaagtatgcatgctgggacttgtagttttgcaacggctggagagccaaggttccctacccccactctataacatgctacctgcaGTTTGCACTACAATTTCCACCTGCCAGGTTCCCTTTTCTACTTTCCTGCAAGTCCATATGGTGACATCAGTGGGGTTTTGGCAGTTTCGTTGGGACTAAACACGACTCCCTGTTCTGTTTGGGTCTCCTGAGTGACGTCAAGGACCACTGAGGCTACTGATTGGGCTTCAGCACTCAAGTGGTGTCTCAACGCTTGTGTTTTTGCATCACAATGCCATATGATCACCGAGACCCAGATCAAGTCCCTGACGTCAGTCAGGAAGCCTGAAGAGAGCGAAGACCCagaccggagcccaggagaggtgagtaacacaatTTTTTTGATTGATTACCTCCTCttggcctccgcttattatactctggagcatATTAGCAATAAAACCACCTGGCCAACCTTGCAAGACAAATCTTGTGACGTTCGCCCAACACAAAAGGTTTTAGAAGGAGCATGACCTAAATAATTGCTATTAATCCTAATTGTTCGATTAATCGCgtttttgatttaggtcataatcgcccagTCGGAGGTCTATGTACTCAATGATATGGGCAAGTGAATCTAAAGAGCAGGCTAAACGGCGGTATATTCTACAATATTGTACAAAATAGAACGAGAACAATGGGGCTTTTATAGCAACACAAAGGCCCCTTTAATTGCTCCCTCCATTAGGCACGCCGGACTAATCCATTAAAGTTGGATCCTTAAATAACCAATTTTGTAACGTGTCCGGTGACATAGACTCCATGAGTACAGTATTGTTACAGGTTAAGATACCAGTAACCTAATGTGTAGCGAAAATGTATCTATATTTTTATACCGATCCCCTTAATCGCTTTTATTACTGAGCGCAATCCTTCTACTTATCAGATGGATGTGAAGGAACTGATATTGTCACGCTGTAGTCAGATGTGTCTTTCGTTGGAGGTGGAAGGTTCATGCAGAAGATTTTATTTGATATTGCTCTGCTTTAAAAGTTTTTATGGTGGAGGAATTGATTTCGGTCCTGTTCATACATCGTGGTTGAGCTGTAGTTGCCACATACAACAACATGGCTTCAACAATAAAATTACCCTGCTAAACGGAGCCCCGGCTCAGTGAGATATTTTCTTCCATTGCTCTATGATATAGGTTTATTTTTCTATATAGTTGCATTGAAAACCGCAGTCGAGCCTTTGGGATTCCCAATGGATACCAGCCAAACACTCAATAAAACCATATGTTCACCCAGTCCGTAATATAGACATGTTGAAGTATATGCTTGGAGATGTgagtttccatagacttctatgtaaagagTAACTCCTCTCAATAAtaaagaaggaaacatatttcttcaatgagatatattacaaagtttctaatGGTCACTTGTTCTATTCGTTTACAGAAagatgttttataattggaggtagagGGGAATGCAACTTAACTATTGTGCAAAAATTCATATTATAcacaaatatgcaaatgataccaAGCTCCAAGACATGTACAAACCTCCTTATATCTGTGGAACTAACACCCCATATGAAGCTTTGTCTGAAAAATGGGGCTTATATTAAAAATGGGGTCTCCCTAGTCAGCAAAGGAATTAACAATGTTATGTGAGGGCCCTCTAGATCTATTTCCATTGAGATCCTGTATTTTGTAACATTGTTGTGCAGGTCGGTGGTTTCTCCTGGGTTTGCATCCTGGAGTTAGCACGCACAAAACAAACGCTTGGTTAGTTGCATAAAGCACACTGTAGTATTTAGTTACTAAGGAGACCCTAAaacactataaaaataaatattttaaagtTCTCAGACGACGGATTTTTGCAGAGATGACAAATGTAAACATGTCATTACCTTTCAGAAATCTGGACCTGACCCATTGTGCCTACCGAGAGTCATCGTGGTCCAAGATCTCTACAATTAATTCATCCTTTCTGTAGATGTCATGGCCAGGAACCACACAGATATTGTAGGACATGGCGCAGATCTCCATATCGTATACATAAAATAGTGAAGCCGCTCTTGCAATCCATGATGTAGAAATGCAACGATAGCAATTGCAAAGTTGGATTTGCATTGTCTAATCGTGAAGAGTCTGTAGTGCAAGATTTGGTACCCAGACAAAATGAAGGGATTATCAAAGTAAATCAAAGCTGTCCATATGCCCCCAAAAGTCTACAGCTACACTTCATCGGAAAAGTACACAGATgcttcccccacacacacacacttgtaaATATTTGTCTCAAGGGAGAAAACCCGTATTTAACATAAGATCTACTTTCTTCTGGCGTTCCAGGATTGAGTTATGAATATACATGTGAGGCACCTTCCCTCCAGTAAATGTGCAACTTTATTTTTAGCACTACTTGGTTTCTCAGGGCGGGCGTGTAAAACCCTTTCTTCATTCTTGACTTTCTCCCTCTTAAATGTTTTACTGTGTAGTGTGAACAGTGTGCACCTTTATAAGATATTGCAGGATTGCTTGCATGAACAATTTGACTCTAGTGCAGAGACGTCAGAGATATATACTACTGCTATACTACAGTATGCACACCCTTGTGCAAGGCTCTCTCCTGCCTAGTATTATGTATAGGGCTTGTCCTGAGCAGTAAGCTGTTTGGGCAAACTTCAGTATACACATCAGATACAGTTCCCTGTCTATATGAGCTGTGGTCAAAGTAAAAAAAGGGTGGGATGCAGTCAGTTCGCCCCGGTTTGGTCAATCCAGTTCTTAAGAATACAACTTTATTGCAGAATCAGAGACAAGAGGTGCCCCAACCCTTCTCTGAagctggtagagcaggaagctataGGTTTTCTGCTCTACCACTTTTTGAAGGAAGTAGgcaattatactgtatgagggccattatactgtacagggatagcgatgggggccattatactgtacacGGGCAGTGATGggaattatactgtacaggacagTTATGCGAAACATTATACTATACAAGGGAGTGatgggaggtattatactgtatagcgaTCGTGCCATCATATTGTATATAGACATTGATAGGGCCATTGTATTGTATAAGGCAATGATGGAGGCTATTGAACTCTATGAGGACAATGATGGGAGCTATTCTATTGTACATGTCAATGatgggggcagtaatgggggcCTCTTGTACTGTATGAGACAGGGAAGGGCACGCATATCTTATGGGGGGCATTAAACTCTGTAGGATATTAGGAGCaaatattaggataggccatcattacAATCTGGGTCCGATTCTGGGTTCTAGGACAGTGCAGTGATCAGTTCTGTTAAAATGTTGGGAAAtgtgctgctcactcgccatacgATGTTGGGTTTAGGTACTCGAGCAGTGCACAGTTTACGGTGGGTGAGCAGCACAACTCCTGGCATGTGAACACTACTGGTACCCATGTGATCAGCAGAGGTCCTGGCAGTTGGATCACCTGTTTAATATATTGGGACATAATTTAtattagggaggtaggagacatTCTGGGTGACAGGAGGCATTGTGGGAGGCGGTTCACAAAGGGTGCATTAATTTTTGTTAGAGTTCATGGGCTTTAAAAATTTTCACACCACGCAATGCACTGTCATTTCTGGACCATATTACACAGGAAACCTTTCAGGTTCCTGATCCTTTCTAAATGGGTAAAAGTCATTTTGATCACCGCCTCGTTGTGATGAAGTTTTCTTATATTGTTTGCCATACTTATATATCATAATATATCTTGGAGGACCTGTGAAGTTTTTCCCTTGGGTCCTGCTCTCAAGCTCCTATGATTTGAAGATGGACTGAATTGGAAATTCTGACTAATATTTTACATGATTCATCTCGCGCTCATCTCCACAATCCAGTGACTATTGTTACCCGGAGACATGCCTCAATTATACCAATTTCTATACGTTCTTATGTAACATCACAAACTTTCTCAGCCTCAGTTTTTACTTTTCTCGGCAAGATGTGTCATTGTCATGAtcttttttcctaaatatatagattttttttttgtggcgttCGAGGCGTTTTCCCACTTGTGTGCGATACACAAAGATATTGTATAGGCTGAAAGTTTGAAAAACTTTATTAGCACTTATGATCTATGCGTCATGTAGGCTTGCCTGTTTAGTCATATGTCGTTTCCCACTCACATCAACAGTTCTTTAGTCATTTTGGTTTCAAGGAGTTGTTTTCTTCAGAAAAGCCTCCACTGCCCTTTAATGTCGGCCACTCTATAAACTAAAACCTTTCTTACTTACTGATATCTTATTACTTTTCTTAGGTTTTGTGTCTTCTTTGACATATTACACTGCAACTATGTATCCCGCTGCAGAAAATGAGGATAACTGCTGCATCGATCAGACGTGGTTGCCCTAACTGGAtacattgtgggtttttttgcaACTACCCCTTGCCCTAAATTGCAAATTTCTTTTTTAAGatgatctttttttttataatgactGCAGTCCCGCACACTAGAGTAATCCCTAAGTGATGCCCTGTGTCATAAAAGTACAGCATTCTGTTTCATCTCAATAGATAAATAACATGCTGTTGCATTGCCTGACCTGCTTTCTGCTCTTGGGCTTGAGATGCTTGTATAAATCTTGCCTATGTAGCATTTCTGTAGAATATGCCCCCTCTCATTACTTGGCCTACAAAGGCAACCTGATTAGAAATTTTGTCTGCTGTAGCAGTACATATTCTTGTCGCAACAGCCTCTTTCCCTAAGTATTTCTCATGCAGTTTTTCCCATAGCAGACTGCTGAATATAATTAGGGTATTTCACGAGCTGCTTTCCGATAAGATACCGAGTTTTCTGATTAGACCTCATACAGTTTTCTCAACTGTACATTACCTAATTGGGAGTATGGTGGATGCCTAGGAACTTTGCTTAAAGAAATGCAGAACTATTCTGGAAAGTGGCTCTTGCAAATAGTATTggcatagagcaggggtagggaaccttcggctctccagctgctgtgaaactacaactcccagcatgctccattcacttccatgggagttccaagaatagcagagccagtatgcatgctgggagttgtagttttgcaaggttccctacccctggcataGAGCATGAGAATAACCTGGAACCATTAAAGCCCGATCTGGCCAATCTGGCCGGTTATCAATATGGCTGGTTCGTTTCCAAGTACAGTTGTCGGAACAATAATTGTAAATGTAGATTAACGATGAACAATCATTTATAAACGGTGAATATTTATTGATCTGCATTGAGCGTGTTGCCATAAACTCTTTTGGTGGCTTGATGGTAATTGCTGGTTATATCCGTATTAATTTACATAGGCAATGAAGTGCCCTTGGCAAGGTAGTCATTGGGATGCTCCTCGCCCATCAGGGAGGAATAGCCTTCCTGCCAAAAGCCAGGGTTGTGTAAATTCCCTTTTACATGGGTTAACATGGCAGCCAGTGAGCGTTCATTTCTGATCACTGCCCAAATATACCAGATCATTGCTAGTGTATGGGAATGAACAAGTCATCCAATCCCGTATAGCTGGCACATCGCCCAAggtaatggggcataatagatgtGATCACCCCACAAAAGAGAGTTTCCCTGTTTGTAAGGTGATTTTTGTACAGTACACATACCAGTTATTGGGAATGACCATTCCTAGGAACTTGATTTCCAATAGGGGGCCTGATAATAGGGCTGGGTATAGGGGGCTTTAGATTGTGATGACCATCAGGTTATCTTTACAGATTTGGATTACAATGTTCCTTcttctgagggtccattcacacatggagtttttgggtgctgattttgacgctgaatccgcatgGAAAAAATacttccccatagagttctatgagttcagcttgctttatttttccacttgcggaaaaaaaactTCCCACGTCGCGGATTTGGCCGCGGCATTGGCAAAAAATGCTAGCGTTTTTTCCAAAGTCCATACACTGtggtggaggaaaaaaacaaaacaaaaactaaaacagcctcaaaaaacgctccaaaaaccatttcctaattcctgaagcggattttttccttgccaaaatcctcaccaaaaaactcaatgtggCTAGACCCTTAAGGGCCTGAAGTCAGTTTATGTAAGGAGTATAGTAGGCATGTAAACattaacacattaggtatccccaatTCCGAGAAAgccccaaactattaaaatctaAAAACATTTGGTAAacaccatagcaggaaaaaaaatggatcAAAATGTCAACATAGTATCACCAAAAACGACATATTGTCCAGCAAACAAAGAAACCTTACAATGAAATATAACAAAGTTACAGGGGTCAGAATATGGGGATTCCAAAAAAGGCCTAGGATGTACACCCCGGCTTCAAGTGTCGGGGTTCGGGGCATCCACACTCTAAGGTGCATGAGAGAGTTTTCTGGACGTGTTCTGTGCAGGGaatggaggagataagctgtgacctcATCTATTGTCAGGAGTGGATGCCATGacgtcaggctatgttcacatctgtgtgagAGACTCCGTTGTAGACCGCAGCGCAACGTCCATTGGAGAAAAAACTCcagcatgcaggattttttttcccctgccgcTTTCCTGAACAATATAAAGGCAATGCTAGTACGaagcagtggtgttatctatagaggtattaTCTTCTCCTGTAATGATATCTGTGATGTGATGCAGATGAGGCGACTGCTGTGACTCTAATCCTTCGGTAAGATTTTAGAAAGCCCATCCTCGTGACAGGTGACCCTTTAATTGATTATGCAAATGAGAGTCTAAAGGGCGGAGCTTCAGCGAGGGTTCAGTGTTGCTCATTAACTTTTTAAATGATATTCTGTAAGAGGCGGAGCTTGTAATGAATATTGATCAGGCGAGAAATATCAATGTAACTCAGTAGTAAATGACCATCATCTTATTCTATAATGATaccactcgttcacatctgcgcttgtattccgttcgggagggggggggcataccCCAAATGCAAACACATTTGtaagcggtgtgtagtgaaagcacacggatccccatagactataatggggtccgtgtgcttgccgccagatctccgcagggaacatgcagacaggaaagtatgattcgtgcgggcaacacgcagcaagcacacggaccccattatagtctacatagtgcacagcacttgcaaatgcattcagtagtccgttcgggggtccccatgtggatggATTACCATATATAGAGAACATTTGTAGACTGACCCTTATTAATATCTGGATACCGGTCCTCCATGTTATTTTTTTACGACGACAGCAGTACAGTGAGATGACAGTAACCTAGACGGGTTCATTTTATTAGGTTCCTCCTGCCTGTTCCTTCTAAACACCCCCTTCGGTTGTCTACTTTCCGCCCCCTTACCCCTCTCCCAGTCTTCTCAGTCTGTACCCGGGCTCTCCTCCCTTGCTGATAGACACAGATGCTCTGTATGCATTGCAGCAGCTTCATCCATCTTATCATACCCagtgttgccttgaaaaaaaggATTAATCGCCATCCTTGGTCCCagctctgtgattgacagctaaaTCCCTATGCCTCCTGCTTAGCATGCGTCCAGCCCGCCTTGCATGACACTGCCATTGCCTCTCTCACAGAGCCGCAGCAGCACCAGAAGCAGCTCCCAAATCTGTGGAGGGCTCATCTCATGCACAGCCCTATCTGCATGGAATCCAATTAAAACACAGGAGAGACATTGAGACACGAGCAGCTCCACTCTCTGCCGTCTTCTTCCCTGCTAAAGATTTCTGCATTTTCAAGTCCCAGCTGACGTCCCTCCCCCCCCTTCTCCACTCCATAAGTGCTTTTAGCAAAggcgtaaaaacaaaaaaaaaaaattaagaataaaaAGGGGGAGACAAGTAACGGTGAAGGAAGAACGAGGAGCTTTATGTCCCCCTTCTACTCTAACATGTTGGATGTATGGACAGTTTTGCAGAGCAAAGGTTGACACCTCAAAACCTTCCGGCCCCCCGGCTCGACCGTTACAATGTGTTGCACTGCACTATGACCTTGGATGTCCAAACTGTGGTGGTTTTTGCAGTCATCGTGGTCTTGCTGCTGGTGAACGTGATCCTTATGTTTTTCCTGGGCACTCGTTAAACGGATTTCTCCCTGCGAGCTGTCGAGAGAAGGAGAGCGCGATACCGTAGCCAGCTCGCAATGCCATCGAGCTTCATCATGGACTCACTGTGATATGTATGACGCTGCTATATTATCTCTgcctaaatcttttttttttttatgtgtgtcaTATTAAACCCTTGCACTGCCGGgtgtagtgggggaggggggcttgtaACGCATTGGCCAGCCATGTATGTTACCCCTTCGACGTTGAGGGTTAAGACTTCCTAGCAGTGTAATCCCTCCGTCTTGTGTCTTAGATGTATATAAATAGGAATGAAGTCTGTACAACCATAATGGAAGTCATTGGCATCCTCATCGTCGCCTTTCTGTTTAATCTTGACTTAGATAAGCACATTTCCTTTAGCAGTGGGTGACAAATCTCTGCTTAGATTGTCACAATTTGCTACTGTATTCAGGAGTCGTTCCCTTCCTCCATCCTGAAATGAGGATTATTAATCCAGATTAATAGAGAATATGTATTGGCAGGTGTCAAGCAATCGAATGCAGAAAAGTTAACCCTAATGGTGGCCTCTTAATGGGGAGGGGGGCTCAGAATGTAGCAGGTTTAATGTATCAGAACAGCAAAACTGAGCTTGTCCTTGTATTAGAACTCCCATGCCCAATGTAAAGTCTGAGGTCTTACCTAGGACTGCATTATCTTCACCCGGTGCACAAATAGTTAATAGTGCATGGAGTAATCTGGCCTGAATATAAAGCAAGTCCAGGCATAAGCTTAGGGTCCCTCGATAAGGGGCTATGTGATTTATCCGCCAGAGGAGATTGGATCTAGAATTGGGTATTTTTTATTTAGAAAAGCGATGCAGACCTTTATCTTTGCTCAGTACACAGCGGGGCCGCACTGGCTCTGTGACTCGAATCCACAATGTAAGGTTTATCAGCCCTTAGCTATTCTATATGGTATAGGGTATGCGTGGCCTTCTATACAGCACTGGCACAGTAACAATGCCCGGGCTACCACTGCTGGCTGCTACTGTATGTCGCCATCCGTTTGCCTCCATGTTGTCATTGACAGTGCAGGAAAAGTTTATGTGCCATAAATAGCCGCCGTCATCTGCTACAAGTGATTATCTGCATTCtggaaaagtagaaatcatgATGTATGAATATGGATGGCAAGGGAGAGCGCGAGAAAGAAGCACAATTCATTCCAGTACAGAAATCACATGAATTATTGAAGCTGGATGTATTGTATTTATAGgcaatgtatactgtatgtattactACACAtgtatgagatagatggatagatagatagatagatagatagatagatagatagatagataggagatagatagatagatggatagatggatggatggatagatagatagatagatagatagtacatagatagatagatagatagatagatagatagatagatagatagataggagatagatagatagatagatagatagatagatagatagataggagataaatagatataggagatagatagatagatagatagatagatagatagatagatagatagatagataggagataaatagataggagatagatagatagatagatagatagatagatagatagatagatagatagatagatggatggatggatggatggatggatggatagatagatagatagatggatggatggatggatggatggatggatggatggatggatggatggatggatggatagatggatggatggatggatggatggatggatggatggatggatggatggatagatagatagatagatagatagatagtacatagatagatagatagatagatagatagatagataggagatagatgatagatagatagatagatagatagatagatagatagatagataggagatagatagatagatagatagatagatagatagatagataggagataaatagatagatagatagatagatagatagatagatagatagatagataggagataaatagatataggagatagatagatagatagatagatagatagatagatagatagataggagatagatagatagataggagatagatagatagatagatagatagatagatagatagatagataatcaataAGACAATACAgtgttgagctctgctacatctaattcTTTATtataaaactttgcatttttatttGCTGATCTTTGTTTCCAGATATTCTTTAAAAATTCCAGGATCACATTGTCCCGATCTATAT contains:
- the LOC142185034 gene encoding uncharacterized protein LOC142185034; amino-acid sequence: MDSFAEQRLTPQNLPAPRLDRYNVLHCTMTLDVQTVVVFAVIVVLLLVNVILMFFLGTR